One window of the Pedobacter ginsengisoli genome contains the following:
- a CDS encoding heme ABC transporter ATP-binding protein, protein MIRVEELTYKVGNRKLVDGLSFEAHSGEMLAVLGANGAGKSTLMKLLCREIRPSAGKVFIKGKELMNYRLEDLAKARAVLSQHNTLSVSFVVDELVMMGRYPHFDQKPASNDFGVVRRVMQDTGISHLSGRDYNTLSGGEQQRVQLARVIAQVYDNPNACLLLDEPTNGLDIQFQQQIMVLARKLADKGYCVICILHDINYASRFADRILMLKNGKKVAEGMPVEVINCDNIHETFSIKVKLMACEDYNCPLVIPATSVS, encoded by the coding sequence ATGATCCGAGTAGAAGAACTGACATATAAAGTAGGAAATAGAAAGCTGGTTGATGGTTTGAGTTTTGAAGCTCATTCAGGCGAAATGCTTGCTGTTTTGGGTGCTAATGGAGCTGGTAAAAGTACTTTGATGAAATTGCTTTGCAGAGAAATAAGACCATCAGCAGGTAAAGTTTTTATTAAAGGAAAAGAGTTGATGAATTATAGGCTCGAAGATCTCGCAAAGGCAAGAGCTGTGCTTTCCCAGCACAATACCCTTTCTGTTTCTTTTGTTGTTGATGAACTGGTGATGATGGGACGCTATCCTCATTTTGATCAGAAACCTGCTTCTAATGATTTTGGAGTAGTAAGAAGAGTGATGCAGGATACAGGAATAAGTCATTTGTCGGGCCGCGATTATAACACGCTTTCAGGTGGAGAGCAGCAAAGAGTCCAGTTGGCCAGGGTTATTGCTCAGGTTTATGATAACCCAAATGCTTGCCTATTATTAGATGAGCCCACAAACGGTTTGGATATTCAGTTTCAACAACAGATTATGGTACTGGCGCGTAAACTGGCCGACAAAGGATATTGTGTCATCTGCATATTGCATGATATCAATTATGCATCGCGCTTTGCAGATAGAATATTGATGCTGAAAAATGGAAAAAAGGTTGCAGAAGGGATGCCCGTAGAAGTGATCAATTGCGACAATATTCACGAGACTTTTAGTATCAAAGTAAAGCTTATGGCCTGCGAAGATTACAATTGTCCGCTTGTTATACCAGCAACAAGTGTTAGCTAA
- a CDS encoding FecCD family ABC transporter permease, giving the protein MIKKTGYIVVLLSVILIVIMVFSSCIGAVDISFSELLSIISYHTRLSDHQGFTSQQASVFFNLRLPRVLLGSLIGAALGVSGAVIQGLFRNPLAEPGLIGISSGATLFAVIMIVLEINIFKNLTGTLNFYALSIAAFIGAGVTTMMVYRIAMKNGKTVITTLLLAGLAINALANSFIGLMTYLATDAQLRNITFWNLGSLGGASWQTVSALLPFVLIPIIILPFFAKSLNALVLGESQALHMGINVKVVKRMIIILATMAVGASVAMAGIIGFIGLIIPHIIRMTFTADHRIVIPGSALLGGALLTGADLIARTIVAPAELPIGILTAMIGVPVFIYIIISEKNKNNL; this is encoded by the coding sequence GTGATCAAAAAAACAGGATATATTGTTGTGTTGCTTTCGGTAATTCTGATTGTAATAATGGTTTTTTCTTCTTGCATTGGTGCTGTAGATATCAGTTTCTCGGAACTGTTATCTATCATAAGTTACCATACAAGGCTGTCCGACCATCAGGGTTTTACTTCGCAACAGGCTTCTGTTTTTTTTAACCTTCGTTTGCCAAGAGTATTATTAGGTAGTCTTATTGGAGCTGCATTGGGTGTTTCGGGTGCTGTTATTCAGGGCCTGTTTCGTAATCCGCTTGCCGAGCCTGGTTTAATAGGAATATCGTCTGGTGCTACATTATTTGCTGTAATTATGATTGTGCTCGAAATCAATATTTTTAAGAATCTTACAGGTACGTTAAATTTTTACGCTTTATCGATTGCAGCATTTATTGGTGCCGGTGTTACAACAATGATGGTTTATCGCATTGCGATGAAGAACGGTAAAACCGTTATTACAACTTTATTACTTGCAGGATTAGCAATAAATGCATTGGCAAATTCATTTATTGGATTAATGACTTACCTTGCAACCGATGCACAATTGAGAAACATTACTTTTTGGAACCTTGGAAGTTTAGGGGGTGCCAGCTGGCAAACAGTAAGTGCATTGCTACCATTTGTTTTAATCCCTATTATCATACTTCCGTTCTTTGCCAAATCTTTAAATGCATTGGTACTTGGAGAATCTCAGGCATTGCATATGGGTATAAATGTTAAAGTAGTTAAACGGATGATCATTATCCTTGCCACTATGGCCGTAGGTGCTTCTGTAGCCATGGCAGGAATTATCGGATTTATAGGGCTAATTATTCCGCATATAATAAGGATGACATTTACTGCAGATCATAGAATTGTAATTCCAGGCTCTGCATTATTGGGTGGCGCTTTATTAACTGGGGCGGATCTGATTGCAAGGACTATAGTTGCACCTGCAGAACTTCCTATAGGGATATTAACTGCAATGATTGGTGTGCCTGTGTTTATATATATTATTATTTCTGAGAAAAATAAAAACAACCTGTAG
- a CDS encoding hemin ABC transporter substrate-binding protein, with protein sequence MKKIIMLAVAVAMFSACRNTTENNTGNQLPDSVKIVSLNGTISEIVAGLGLEKNIVGTDITSSYPESLKSRPKVGHNSKINVEGVLSLQPNIVVAMDKEVSPQLAAQFKTAGIKLLLFKQEFSVDGTINLIRSVGDSLLKQATADSLIKVFDAEVASAQKQITHKKAKVLFIYARGTGTMMVGGLGTQVDKVIELAGAQNAVTGFSEYKPLTSEALVKANPDVILLFDDGLQSLGGTQGLQTVQGISQTNAGKNKKFITMDGTLLTGFGLRLGKAISELSGKINEAVK encoded by the coding sequence ATGAAAAAAATAATAATGCTTGCAGTAGCTGTAGCCATGTTTAGTGCATGTAGAAACACTACCGAAAATAACACAGGCAACCAATTGCCGGATAGTGTGAAAATCGTTTCTTTGAATGGGACTATAAGTGAAATAGTTGCCGGATTGGGCCTGGAGAAAAATATAGTAGGAACGGATATAACAAGCAGTTATCCAGAAAGCCTGAAAAGCAGACCTAAGGTTGGTCATAATAGTAAGATTAATGTTGAAGGTGTCTTGTCGCTTCAACCTAATATAGTTGTTGCAATGGATAAAGAAGTATCTCCACAACTTGCGGCGCAGTTTAAAACTGCTGGTATTAAACTGCTTTTGTTTAAACAAGAGTTTTCTGTAGATGGAACTATAAATTTAATTCGTTCAGTTGGTGATAGTTTATTGAAGCAAGCCACAGCAGATTCCTTAATTAAAGTATTCGATGCCGAAGTAGCATCCGCTCAAAAACAAATAACCCATAAAAAAGCTAAAGTTTTATTTATTTATGCCCGTGGCACCGGAACAATGATGGTTGGTGGTTTAGGTACACAGGTTGATAAAGTAATTGAACTAGCCGGAGCACAAAATGCAGTTACAGGATTTTCTGAGTACAAACCCTTAACCTCCGAAGCACTTGTTAAAGCCAATCCGGATGTGATTTTGTTGTTTGATGATGGTTTGCAAAGTTTGGGCGGTACACAAGGTTTGCAAACTGTTCAAGGAATCTCGCAAACAAATGCGGGCAAAAACAAGAAGTTTATCACAATGGACGGAACCTTGTTAACAGGTTTCGGCTTGCGCTTGGGTAAGGCAATATCTGAGTTGTCTGGTAAAATTAACGAAGCGGTAAAATAG
- a CDS encoding HmuY family protein: protein MNKITKLIALLCFTISFASCSKDDDPIVEVPVSEGTTLTLNGIAGAEAGSSAANSVYVDLSGAQQVAVLRNSWTLGFYSGNDFKVILNGTSGASAKKINKTDLNAVTEADFNLSDLTIALGETGAKGEMEFKKFDDPREVSILNKTAIETISATDSENKVYLVSPVGGSHTAVISAETVYKVRVLRKANGYTLQYAKLKETTFKSVDIVKDANSNYSFFSLSDGKTVNVEPVKTNWDLVWTWTMYYGTNEDGIFPYGFSDIVFTNSLNGVQVAQIKTSVVSYANFSESNLSASTFSSNRDVIGDKWRNTTGTAIGVKTDSFYLIKDGAGNIYKLKFNSFHASDGGVRGKPVVEYKLVKKG, encoded by the coding sequence ATGAATAAAATTACAAAACTCATTGCCCTATTATGTTTTACTATAAGTTTTGCTTCTTGCAGTAAAGATGATGACCCTATAGTCGAGGTTCCAGTGTCTGAGGGAACAACGCTTACCCTAAATGGAATAGCCGGAGCTGAAGCAGGCAGTAGTGCTGCGAATAGCGTTTATGTAGATTTAAGTGGAGCTCAGCAAGTAGCAGTGCTTCGTAATAGCTGGACATTAGGGTTCTATTCTGGTAATGATTTTAAAGTAATTTTGAATGGGACATCCGGTGCATCGGCGAAAAAAATAAATAAGACAGACTTAAATGCAGTAACTGAAGCAGACTTTAATCTTTCAGACTTAACAATAGCTTTAGGTGAAACAGGAGCTAAGGGAGAAATGGAATTTAAGAAGTTTGATGATCCAAGAGAGGTTAGTATTTTGAATAAGACAGCAATTGAAACCATTTCGGCAACCGATTCAGAAAACAAAGTATATCTGGTTAGTCCGGTTGGTGGTAGCCACACCGCGGTAATAAGTGCAGAGACTGTTTATAAAGTAAGGGTTTTGCGTAAGGCAAACGGATATACTTTACAATATGCTAAGCTTAAGGAGACTACTTTTAAATCTGTTGATATTGTTAAAGATGCAAATTCTAATTATAGCTTTTTCTCTCTTAGTGATGGGAAAACAGTAAATGTTGAGCCTGTAAAAACCAACTGGGATTTAGTTTGGACCTGGACCATGTATTATGGAACAAATGAGGATGGTATTTTTCCTTATGGTTTTTCTGATATAGTGTTCACGAATAGTCTTAATGGTGTTCAGGTAGCTCAAATTAAAACTTCGGTAGTAAGTTATGCGAATTTTTCTGAGTCAAACCTTAGCGCTTCAACATTTAGTTCAAACAGAGATGTAATTGGGGATAAGTGGAGAAATACTACCGGTACTGCTATAGGTGTAAAAACCGATTCATTTTATCTTATTAAAGATGGTGCCGGTAACATATACAAATTGAAATTTAATAGTTTTCATGCGAGTGATGGCGGGGTTCGTGGTAAGCCAGTGGTTGAATATAAGCTAGTTAAAAAAGGATAA
- a CDS encoding TonB-dependent receptor plug domain-containing protein, whose translation MRIGLLLMVMILVGSTIQAQDKSAGKELKADTAVNGLKEVVVTGEYQPQSLRNSVYRTRIINSERIRLRAATNIQQVLNTELGFRFSNDMTLGTSDVMLMGMSGRNVKILLDGVPMIDRTDTRESLNQIDINSIDRIEIVEGPLSVSYGTDALAGVINIITKRAIKETISLNARVQEETVGDEYSPFSKKGAHLQNVGASWQSKGWSILAGVTHNDFNGFKSAPPLATSAEIAADINRWKPKEQWLGNGRLGYNGDKFNVWYRIDYADETILSKGGYNPNIFKSVNQKYITNRYTQQLQGDYKLTDKLQLSGILAYSNLKRATQSVLHDYSTGKEELSGGVGEQDISKFQSTSIRATAQYRLSDQLSFQPGVEINLDGSSGARIKGNPSINDYAFFISSEWKVTNAITIRPGARFIKNSVYDAPPIIPSLNTKFRLNKDFDLRFGYANGFRSPALRELYYDFFDASHSILGNKNLKAEQSHSFTGSLTFTKSDNENTDFRSAISGFYNTFRNRIDFGLSASDPTITTLINISRYKTTGGTFENTLIINGLQISLGLSYIGINNRFVADAPKPGESDEFAWTPEVNSNITYAFSKIGTTINLAYKFSGRRPFYQLNNNNGTEQVSLERTGSYSNADLMINKKILKSLNLNAGVKNLFGVTTISSTSVATGAAHSTGGPVPLNYGRSYVLGLSFNWDRN comes from the coding sequence ATGAGAATTGGTTTACTATTAATGGTGATGATTTTAGTTGGCTCGACAATACAGGCACAGGATAAAAGTGCAGGTAAAGAGTTGAAAGCTGACACAGCCGTTAATGGGTTAAAGGAAGTTGTGGTTACGGGTGAATATCAACCTCAGTCGTTAAGGAATTCTGTGTACAGAACGCGTATTATAAATTCAGAACGTATCCGCCTGCGTGCAGCTACCAATATTCAACAAGTATTAAATACTGAGTTAGGTTTCAGGTTTTCTAACGATATGACCCTTGGAACCAGTGATGTAATGTTAATGGGAATGTCGGGCAGAAATGTTAAAATCTTATTAGATGGTGTACCAATGATAGACCGGACAGACACCAGAGAAAGCTTAAACCAAATAGACATCAATTCTATTGATAGGATAGAAATAGTAGAAGGCCCACTTTCAGTTTCTTATGGAACTGATGCGCTGGCCGGTGTAATCAATATCATTACAAAAAGAGCTATTAAAGAAACAATAAGCCTCAATGCGAGGGTGCAGGAGGAAACTGTGGGAGATGAATATTCGCCATTCAGCAAAAAAGGTGCTCACTTACAAAATGTTGGGGCCAGCTGGCAAAGCAAAGGCTGGAGCATTCTTGCCGGGGTAACACATAATGATTTTAATGGTTTTAAAAGTGCCCCTCCTTTAGCGACTTCGGCAGAGATTGCCGCTGATATAAACAGGTGGAAACCAAAAGAACAATGGTTGGGGAATGGCCGTCTGGGCTACAATGGTGATAAATTTAATGTATGGTACCGAATAGATTATGCTGATGAAACTATTTTGAGCAAAGGTGGCTATAACCCAAACATTTTTAAATCGGTTAATCAGAAATATATCACGAATAGATATACCCAGCAATTACAGGGTGATTATAAATTAACAGATAAATTACAGCTTAGTGGAATACTGGCCTATTCAAATCTAAAGCGTGCTACCCAAAGCGTTTTGCATGATTATTCTACGGGGAAAGAAGAGCTTTCTGGCGGTGTGGGTGAACAGGATATATCTAAATTCCAATCAACATCTATTCGTGCAACTGCGCAATATAGGTTATCAGATCAGTTGTCTTTTCAACCAGGTGTAGAGATTAATCTAGATGGTTCAAGTGGAGCAAGAATTAAAGGAAATCCTTCCATTAATGATTACGCTTTTTTTATATCATCTGAATGGAAAGTTACAAATGCCATAACTATAAGGCCAGGTGCCCGCTTTATTAAGAACTCGGTTTATGATGCGCCCCCTATAATTCCTTCTCTTAATACAAAATTCAGGTTAAACAAAGATTTTGATTTGCGTTTTGGCTATGCTAATGGTTTCCGCTCGCCTGCGTTACGCGAATTATATTATGATTTTTTTGATGCCAGCCACTCTATTTTAGGAAATAAAAATCTTAAAGCAGAACAATCTCATAGTTTCACCGGATCGCTTACTTTTACAAAATCCGATAATGAAAATACAGACTTCCGTTCAGCTATAAGTGGTTTTTATAACACTTTTAGAAACAGAATAGATTTTGGACTGTCTGCCAGTGACCCTACAATTACTACCCTTATAAACATTTCCCGATATAAAACGACCGGCGGAACTTTTGAAAATACCCTGATAATTAATGGTTTGCAGATTTCGCTAGGGCTTTCTTATATCGGCATTAACAATCGGTTTGTGGCCGATGCTCCAAAACCTGGTGAGTCTGATGAATTTGCATGGACACCCGAAGTTAACAGCAATATTACTTATGCCTTTTCTAAAATAGGGACAACTATAAATCTGGCCTATAAGTTTTCAGGAAGACGACCTTTTTATCAGTTAAATAATAACAATGGAACGGAGCAGGTTTCACTTGAAAGAACCGGTTCTTATAGTAATGCAGATCTGATGATCAATAAAAAGATACTTAAATCGCTTAATCTGAATGCCGGGGTTAAAAATTTGTTTGGCGTAACTACCATTAGCAGTACATCAGTTGCAACTGGTGCGGCACATTCAACAGGTGGACCTGTACCCTTAAATTATGGGCGCTCATATGTATTAGGGTTAAGTTTTAATTGGGATAGGAATTAG
- a CDS encoding DUF6702 family protein, giving the protein MLQLILFFWLNIFHPFYVSVTEINHSQKTKTVQVSVRIFFDDFENALDKQYKTTINILKPKDRKQVDMLISDYIKSHLEIKANTKLLTLEYLGYQIEEDAAWCYFESEKVESIEKLDIQNNILFEQRDSQINMIHATVKGKRKSTKLENPESKVSFSY; this is encoded by the coding sequence ATGTTACAACTTATTTTATTTTTTTGGTTAAATATATTTCATCCGTTTTACGTTAGCGTAACTGAGATAAATCATAGCCAAAAAACAAAGACTGTTCAGGTAAGTGTTCGTATATTTTTTGATGATTTTGAAAATGCCCTTGATAAACAGTATAAAACTACCATAAACATTTTGAAACCTAAGGATCGTAAGCAAGTGGATATGCTGATTTCCGATTACATTAAAAGTCATCTGGAAATTAAGGCCAATACCAAATTACTTACTTTAGAATATCTTGGTTATCAGATTGAAGAAGATGCAGCATGGTGTTACTTTGAAAGTGAAAAAGTAGAAAGCATAGAGAAACTGGATATTCAAAACAACATACTCTTTGAGCAACGCGATTCACAAATCAATATGATTCATGCAACCGTAAAAGGAAAACGTAAAAGTACGAAACTTGAAAATCCGGAAAGTAAAGTGTCGTTTTCTTACTAG
- a CDS encoding HupE/UreJ family protein, giving the protein MQDFNLYFDLGWHHILDWKGYDHILFLLALCGIYTISDWKRVLILVTAFTVGHSITLALSVLNVVHVNTALIEFLIPVTIMVTSLSNIFNKKPKPKAIQLKYTLALAFGLIHGMGFSNYLKSLLGKSTSIVIELLAFNLGLEFGQLLIVFGVLILSFILIMIVKIKKWDWTFFLSSAIFGISFVMAAERLPAILN; this is encoded by the coding sequence ATGCAAGATTTCAATCTTTATTTTGATCTTGGCTGGCACCACATTTTAGATTGGAAAGGCTACGATCATATACTTTTCTTACTTGCTCTTTGTGGTATATATACCATCTCCGACTGGAAAAGAGTTTTAATTCTGGTTACCGCATTTACCGTTGGCCATAGCATTACTTTAGCCCTAAGTGTATTAAATGTGGTGCACGTAAATACAGCACTAATAGAATTTTTAATTCCGGTTACAATTATGGTAACCTCATTGTCTAATATCTTTAATAAAAAGCCCAAGCCAAAAGCAATACAACTAAAATACACATTGGCACTTGCTTTTGGATTAATACATGGTATGGGCTTCTCTAATTACTTAAAAAGTCTGCTTGGTAAAAGCACCAGTATTGTAATAGAATTACTTGCATTTAACCTGGGCCTGGAATTTGGGCAACTACTGATCGTTTTTGGTGTGCTTATACTTTCCTTTATCCTTATAATGATTGTAAAAATTAAGAAATGGGACTGGACTTTCTTCCTCTCATCGGCTATATTTGGGATATCATTTGTAATGGCTGCCGAACGGCTCCCTGCAATCCTTAATTAA
- a CDS encoding M1 family metallopeptidase has product MKKLLLLAASLIFNVGIYAQSLNNPGSNHGNKFEQLGTMITDPNYYRSASGAPGPAYWQQRADYEINAELDEKNLRLNGAETITYYNNSPDPLSYLWVQLDENQNKATSDNKLTQTSKIKEKMTLDDFSDIIGRNDDLGVKIIKITDEKGSPLPYVINNTMLRIDLPVVLKPKEKYKLKISWNYNISDRKIVHGRGGYEYFPQDDNYLFTITQWFPRMAVYSDFQGWQNKQFEGRGEFALVFGNYKVNMTVPADHVVGATGECQNYPQVLSATNLKRWNEAQTAKAPLEIINLNEAKSASAKKSTAKKTWTYVAQNVRDFAWVSSRRLVWDAMATYIDGKKTMAMSYYGPEAYPIYSRYSTKVVAHTLKSYSKHTIPYPYPVAISVEASNAMEYPMICFNHGRAEKDGSYTESLKYGVISVIMHEVGHNFFPMIVNSDERQWTWMDEGLNTFCQFMAEQEWDNNYPSQRGPAHKIVDYMKMPKDQLEPIMTNSENIVNFGPNAYAKPATALNILRETIMGRQLFDYAFKAYAKRWAFKHPTPADLFRTMEDASAVDLDWFWRGWFFGTDPVDISLNDVRYYRMNSMKQAVENTESKKAYDKDNKYLSRERNKDEGVKFAIEQDTSLLDFYNKFDRFEVSKTADEQFQNYYNSLGDEEKKIYESKKNFYELEFSNLGGLVMPLIIEWTFKDGSKQTDRIPAYVWRKNENKVTKVFVKDKEVISVQLDPNRETADIDESNNSWPRKSQPTRFELFKEQQMPATNPMQQSKKQN; this is encoded by the coding sequence ATGAAAAAACTGTTACTGTTAGCCGCCTCATTGATTTTTAATGTTGGTATATACGCACAATCATTAAACAATCCGGGTTCCAACCATGGTAATAAATTCGAACAGCTTGGAACTATGATTACCGATCCAAATTATTATCGTTCTGCATCCGGCGCACCTGGACCTGCCTATTGGCAACAAAGGGCAGATTACGAGATCAATGCTGAACTGGATGAGAAAAACCTTAGATTGAATGGAGCTGAAACGATTACTTATTATAACAATTCGCCTGATCCTTTAAGTTATTTATGGGTACAGCTTGATGAGAATCAAAACAAAGCCACAAGCGATAATAAGCTTACCCAAACCAGCAAAATAAAAGAGAAAATGACATTAGATGACTTCTCCGATATTATTGGGCGGAATGATGATTTGGGTGTTAAGATCATTAAAATTACTGATGAGAAAGGCAGCCCTCTTCCTTATGTAATTAATAATACTATGCTACGGATTGATCTGCCGGTAGTACTTAAACCTAAGGAAAAGTATAAGTTAAAAATAAGTTGGAATTACAACATCTCTGACCGTAAGATTGTTCACGGAAGAGGTGGTTATGAATATTTCCCTCAGGACGACAATTATCTGTTTACCATTACACAATGGTTTCCACGCATGGCTGTGTACTCTGATTTCCAGGGATGGCAGAATAAACAATTTGAAGGCAGAGGAGAGTTTGCTCTGGTTTTTGGGAATTACAAGGTAAATATGACTGTTCCTGCTGACCATGTGGTTGGCGCAACAGGTGAATGCCAGAATTATCCGCAAGTTTTAAGTGCAACAAATCTAAAGAGATGGAATGAAGCACAAACAGCAAAAGCCCCGTTGGAAATTATAAATCTTAATGAAGCTAAATCGGCCTCGGCAAAAAAGAGCACTGCAAAAAAGACCTGGACTTATGTAGCGCAAAATGTAAGGGATTTTGCCTGGGTATCTTCAAGAAGGCTGGTTTGGGATGCTATGGCTACCTACATTGATGGTAAAAAAACTATGGCCATGTCGTACTATGGCCCGGAGGCTTATCCAATATACAGTAGGTATTCGACCAAAGTTGTGGCTCATACTTTAAAATCGTATTCTAAACATACCATTCCTTATCCCTATCCGGTGGCAATATCCGTTGAGGCCTCAAATGCAATGGAATATCCTATGATTTGCTTTAATCATGGCCGTGCAGAAAAAGATGGGTCCTATACCGAATCGCTTAAATATGGCGTAATCAGTGTGATTATGCATGAGGTTGGCCATAATTTCTTTCCAATGATTGTAAACTCTGATGAAAGGCAATGGACCTGGATGGATGAGGGTTTAAATACTTTTTGCCAGTTTATGGCAGAGCAGGAATGGGACAATAATTATCCTTCGCAAAGAGGTCCGGCTCACAAGATTGTAGATTACATGAAAATGCCGAAGGATCAGCTAGAGCCTATAATGACTAATTCAGAGAATATTGTAAATTTTGGGCCTAATGCCTACGCAAAACCGGCTACAGCACTGAATATTCTAAGAGAAACTATAATGGGCAGGCAGCTTTTTGATTATGCTTTTAAAGCGTATGCAAAACGATGGGCATTTAAACATCCTACCCCTGCCGATTTGTTCAGAACAATGGAAGATGCTTCGGCAGTAGATCTCGACTGGTTCTGGAGAGGTTGGTTCTTTGGTACTGATCCTGTTGATATTTCATTGAACGATGTACGCTATTATCGCATGAATAGCATGAAACAAGCAGTTGAAAATACTGAAAGCAAGAAAGCATATGACAAAGACAATAAGTATCTGAGCAGGGAACGCAATAAAGATGAGGGCGTAAAATTTGCGATAGAGCAAGACACAAGCCTGCTGGATTTTTATAATAAATTTGATCGCTTTGAGGTAAGTAAAACTGCGGATGAGCAATTTCAAAACTACTATAATTCCTTAGGTGATGAAGAAAAGAAAATCTATGAAAGTAAAAAGAACTTTTATGAGCTTGAGTTTTCTAATCTGGGCGGTTTAGTAATGCCCCTGATTATAGAATGGACATTTAAAGACGGCAGTAAACAAACTGATAGAATTCCTGCCTATGTATGGAGAAAGAATGAAAATAAGGTAACCAAAGTTTTTGTTAAGGATAAAGAGGTCATTTCAGTACAATTAGATCCTAACAGAGAAACTGCTGATATAGATGAAAGTAATAATTCCTGGCCAAGAAAAAGCCAGCCTACCAGGTTTGAATTGTTTAAGGAACAGCAGATGCCTGCAACAAACCCGATGCAGCAATCTAAAAAACAGAATTAA
- a CDS encoding tail fiber domain-containing protein, which produces MRYPLVSKGAVLGILFSAAALSVNAQKIEEQELKVNVDKISNSTEHLKNLQPVTFKYDVQKYKHLKLPAGEQYGFLASSVQSEYPAMVYEATKMYDQGKNNSKVARYSEVQSENLIPVLVAAIKEQQAEIELLKKEIDLLKKKSK; this is translated from the coding sequence ATGAGATATCCTTTAGTATCAAAAGGTGCTGTATTAGGCATTTTATTTAGCGCAGCTGCATTGTCAGTAAATGCACAAAAAATTGAAGAACAAGAATTAAAAGTTAACGTAGATAAAATTTCTAATTCTACTGAACACTTAAAAAACCTGCAACCTGTTACATTTAAATACGATGTACAAAAGTATAAGCATCTTAAATTGCCAGCTGGTGAACAATACGGCTTCCTGGCAAGCAGTGTCCAATCAGAATATCCGGCTATGGTTTATGAGGCTACAAAAATGTATGATCAGGGCAAGAACAACTCAAAAGTTGCCAGATATAGTGAGGTACAATCAGAGAATCTGATTCCTGTACTTGTAGCCGCAATTAAAGAGCAGCAAGCAGAAATTGAGCTGCTTAAAAAGGAAATAGACCTCTTGAAAAAGAAGTCTAAATAG